Sequence from the Bacteroidales bacterium genome:
AACGGAAAATTATTAAAAATTCCTTGTAAACACGATGTTCCGGATGATAAATGTTGTACAATGGTCAATGTATATTATCACGGTAATCCGATTCAAGATGCTTCATGGGGAGGGTTTTTCTTTACTGATTCTTCGGCTTATAATATGGGAGTGGGGATGGCAGCAAAGCCGAATTCATACGGCAGGGTGTGGTTTCCGTGTATCGACAGCTTTGAGGAAAAAGCAACATTCGATTTTAATATCACAGTTCCGAAAGGTTTCAAAGCTGTTTGTTCCGGTGTTTTGGATTCAGAAAAAAATAATTCTGACGGAACTACAACATATTATTGGAAAATGAAACAAGAAATACCAACATATATTGCTTCTGTTGCTGTTGCAGAATATGATGTTATTGAGAGTATTTATAAAGGAATTAAAAGGGAAATTCCCGTTAGTTTATATATGTTTCCCGAAGATATTGCTAATGCAAAAGTTTCGTTTCAAAATTTACCGGAAGCAATGAAAGTATATGAAAACAGCTTTGGTGAATATGTTTGGGACAGAGTTGGTTATGTTGAAGTTCCGTTTATGTCAGGGGCAATGGAACATGTTTGCAATATTGCTTATCCGGAATATGCTGTTGACAGTACATTGGCACGAGAAACATTAATGGCTCATGAATTATCACATCATTGGTTTGGTAATCTTGTAACATGTAAAACTTCCGGAGATATGTGGCTCAATGAAGGATGGGCATGTTTTTCGGAAGCTCTGTTTAAAGAGCAAGTTTACGGCAAGCAAGCCTATAAAGATTATGTAAGAGAGAATCATGTAAAAGTACTGACTACAGCTCATATTTATGATAACGGTTACAGAGCCTTATACGGAATACCTCATGAATATACATACGGAACAACCGTATATGATAAGGGCGCTGATGTTGCACATACTTTAAGAGGATATATGCAAGACAGTATTTTTTTTGAATCAATAAGAGAATATATAAAGGCATTTTCATATAAAGCAGCTTCATCATATGATTTTCGTGATTTTCTTTCGGAATATTCAAATATTGATTTAACAGATTTTTTTGATACTTGGGTTTTTACTGAAGGATTTCCTCATTTTTCTGTTGATAAAGCATTTTTTACTGAAGAAGGTTCAGTCTGTAAAGCAGAAGTTACAATCAAACAAAATTTATTGGCAAGAGATTTTTACGGTAATAATAATTTTATTGACTTGACATTTGTTGATGAAGACCCTAATTTTCATACACAGAGAGTTAGTATGTCCGGTCCTGAAGAGACTTTTAGTTTTGAATTTCCGTTTAAAGTTCTTAATGTTTTTATTGATCTTGATGAAATGATATCGGATGCAACGGCAGATAATTATAAAATATTCAATGATACTGCTGTTTATAATTTTCCCTATACAGATTTCGGAATCTTAATAAATAAAATAAAAGGGAAAGCTGTTGTGCAAAGCACAATGAACTATATAAAACCTGTTAATATTAAAACAGAAGATTATATTATTTCCGAAGAAAAATATTGGGAAATAAGAGGAGCAACAACTGGTAAAATGTCAGCTGAAGGAACCTTTTTTGTCAGTATGTCGGAAAATAATTTAGATGCTGATTTTGACAAACTCGTTTTATTATACAGGCCTGATAACTATTCAGAGTTTAAAGCTGTTAAAACAGAACAAATTCCGCATGGGAATGATGAAGGCTTGGTAATTGTCAGGAAGTTGCAATTTGGGCAGTATGTTGCGGGGGTTGAGAATTAAAGTTATTCTTTACAAACTATTCAAACGGCTCTTTCGGAAGTTTTTTTAGGTTTTTAATAAATCTTCTTTCATCTAATTTTTTCCGCTTTTTATTGCTCCGAATATTTCAACAGTAACACATTGTGCAATAAGTTTTTTTAATTAATCAATTCGATTATATTGACCTTCGTTAATATCTTTAATTAATTCATTATGAACATTTTCAGGCGGATCCAGAATAACAATTTTTTTCTTCTTAATTTTAATTAGATATAAATTTGTATTAAACAAAATCGGATGTGATTTGACACATACTTCATCTCCTGTTAAATTTACACAAATATCAACATTTTTAATATCCGAGTTAAATGCCATAACAATGTAATCTCCTGATTTAAGAAACCTTTTCTTATTGTCTGCAATTAATTCAATATGTTTATTTTTATCATTATATAGGGAAGAAAGAACAATGATTCTGCTTTCAAACATCAAATTATTATCACTGTCAAAAGGATGAAAACGATTGACCGCTAAATCAAGACTGTATTTGATTTTTTTTTCGGTTACAGCAATTATAATTGTGAAGAATATACCGCCTATCATTTGAGCATTTCTTATTTTTGACTCAAAATCAGGAGGATAATCATAAATTATAAAAGAACCATTATCTTTGAGAAGTGAATAATATCTTTTTCCCAATCTGATATAGTTTCGTTTACCATCCGAAAATCCCCAGATATCAGTTATTTTTTTTCCGTCCGCCCCTTTAATTACGGTCATAATTGAATCATCTTTTTCTCCGGTATATTTCACATCGAAATGTTTAAGTGTATCAGGAGTAAAGTCGCGAAAGTCATAAAATGTTGAATATATTCCTTTTTTTAATGAATCAATCATTGTAATGGGATAACAGGAATTATTCAAAGGATTGGAAAATATGTCCGTTTCTTTATAATAATATTCGTTAGATAGCTTATTTGAATCCTTTCTATCCATATATTGTTCAAAACATATTTTTAATGCTTGAATTATATTATTTGAATGTTGTCTGGTAACATCAATTTGACTATAGTTTTCAATAAATGATCCTGCTTGAAATTTTTCATAGAATTTATCATTTTTTTTTGTAATAAAACTTACATTCATTTCACATATTGACAGTTGCATATTACTATATACATTCTCATATATAATAAGTTTGTTTATCCTTAAAATCAAGTGTTCAGAGTTTTCTTGAAAATTATTTGTTTCTGCAATCAATTCATTAAAACTATCTTCTATAGGTTTATTTAAAAACACAGGTGTTTTTTTATAAAGCATACCTTTGAATATATATCCAATGCAGTTTTTTTCGTCTCGTACATCAATAATATCGTCTATAACAATATTTGAAGGTATTTTGAAGTCATATTCATCAAAATTTATATATTGTTCTTGTGCAACTGATTGCAACCAATATGTAAAGATTAAGAAAAAAAGAAAACCCTGTTTGATAATAATTTTTAGACTTTTCATATGATGTTCAACATATGTATAAAAACAATCACTGTTTCCTCAAAAACAAATAAACAAACAAACCTGTAAACATTAGTCCCAACAAAGCATTTGAAATAAACGGTGCAATATCCGTAAGCCAAATTAATGATACACCAAAAGTTAATGCAATAAAAATTAGTACAGATGAAGCCAATTTTGCGGCAATTTTGTGATCTTTAAGATATTTAACTGCAAGAAAACTAATGCTGCCTAAAACAACACCACCCGCTATAAAAATCAGCCAATCAAAGTCAACTGTTTTTTGAATAATTTCTTTAATGGGTTTTGCAGCTTGCAGTTCCGGTTTCATTGCCAATAAAAAAAGTAAGAATACTAATACTCCGAATACAATACTTAAACCTTCATCTTTTGAAACATTAACAAAATGTATGCTTAAACCGATCAAAATAAAAAAGATGATCCAAAAAATTACATAAAAAATTCCTTCTATTACCATATTAAACCTTTATTGAAAATTATAAACTACTTATTCCGCATTTGTTTCAGGATTGTCAATAATTTTTGTTTATCCTTAATTATTCCTGTAACAATGAAAATAAAATATAAAATTTCCGACAAAGTAAGCTGTTTTCGGAAACTTCATAAAAATCTATTTTATTAAAATAAATAATAAACAAATATACAAAAGCTATTTTAATAAACTAATTGATTTTTTTTAAATAAAAAATTTATGCTGCAACCATTTGCATATCAGCCCATAACAGAAAGGCGGTGAAGATTTATAATTTTTTATTAATTTTGATTGTAACAAATTTTACATTTATACGTCTTATGTTTGAACGCAGGAAATAATGACAGTAAACGAATACAACAAAGCT
This genomic interval carries:
- a CDS encoding M1 family metallopeptidase — its product is MKTNATIILILLSTFSFSQTEKKDFRKNTDVIHYSINLNITEFSKKEISGNTIVKLSPRSKDVKNIVLELLSLTVDSVFLFNEKINNYSYNGKLLKIPCKHDVPDDKCCTMVNVYYHGNPIQDASWGGFFFTDSSAYNMGVGMAAKPNSYGRVWFPCIDSFEEKATFDFNITVPKGFKAVCSGVLDSEKNNSDGTTTYYWKMKQEIPTYIASVAVAEYDVIESIYKGIKREIPVSLYMFPEDIANAKVSFQNLPEAMKVYENSFGEYVWDRVGYVEVPFMSGAMEHVCNIAYPEYAVDSTLARETLMAHELSHHWFGNLVTCKTSGDMWLNEGWACFSEALFKEQVYGKQAYKDYVRENHVKVLTTAHIYDNGYRALYGIPHEYTYGTTVYDKGADVAHTLRGYMQDSIFFESIREYIKAFSYKAASSYDFRDFLSEYSNIDLTDFFDTWVFTEGFPHFSVDKAFFTEEGSVCKAEVTIKQNLLARDFYGNNNFIDLTFVDEDPNFHTQRVSMSGPEETFSFEFPFKVLNVFIDLDEMISDATADNYKIFNDTAVYNFPYTDFGILINKIKGKAVVQSTMNYIKPVNIKTEDYIISEEKYWEIRGATTGKMSAEGTFFVSMSENNLDADFDKLVLLYRPDNYSEFKAVKTEQIPHGNDEGLVIVRKLQFGQYVAGVEN